Sequence from the Bacillus marinisedimentorum genome:
TGTGTGCAAAGACGAAGACGAGTTGATTCCCTTGTACACGGATGAATGTTTGATAAAAGCTGCCAATAACTGTTTACCTGGTTTAACATTGAGGCCTGGCTCAGCTGAATGTGTATGTCAGGGCCGCCAATGAAAATAAAGATAGAGAAGGGTGTAGTTCATGATTTCATTTTTGGTTGCACTAGACCGGAACCATACAATCGGAAAAGACAACGACCTTCCATGGCATCTGCCGGAGGATTTGCGTTATTTTAAAAATGTGACAATGGATCATCCGATTGTGATGGGGCGCAAGACACATGAATCAATCGGGAAAATACTGCCTGGACGCGAAAACATTATTGTCACTCGCAACCGCGAGTATGAGTGCGGGGAGTGCACAATTGCCCATTCGGCCGGTGAAGTGCTAGAAATGGAAAGAAAAAGCGGTGACGAATATTTTGTCATAGGAGGAGCCGAGCTTTTCAATAGCTTCTTTCCGTATGCCGACCGTTTATACATAACGTATATTGAGGAATTTTTTGAAGGTGATACTTTCTTCCCTGACTACGACAAAAATGACTGGTCCCTTTTATCAGAAGAAAAAGGAATTAAAAATGAAAAAAACCCTTATGATTATTACTTTAGGGTGTATGAAAAAAAGCGAAATGAAGAGCATTGAAAATTGACGTAAAAACCGTCCGGGCGTAAACTGAAAGTGTAATAAATTCCTTGTTTGGAAAGGAGAAGGGAAAATGAGCAATCTTACACCTTTGCGCCGCAAAAGACGTGATATGGTCAATGAGATGTTGGATTCCTTTTCAGACATCATGAATGACAATTTGCTGACAGACCGCTTGTTCAATGAAAAAAAGATGGGTGCAATCCGTTTCAAGACAGACGTCCGCGACACTGGAGACATGTATATTGTCGATGCCGAACTGCCGGGCTTCAGTAAAGAAGATATTACAATTACCTATGAGGGACCCTATCTGACGATTGAAGCAGTCCGCGAATACAGCGAAGAAGAGAAAGAAGAGCATTACATCAGGAAAGAGCGGCAGCATGGAACCTTCTTGCGCCGTTTCTATCTTGAGAACATCCAGGAGGGCATGATTGACGCTGAATTCAAAAATGGAGTTTTAAAAATTGAAATTCCAAAGCTCGTTGAAACAGATGAACATGAGCCGTCTGCCCGAATTCCAATCCGCTAGCATTCGAAAGCGTCCCTTATAAAGGGGCGCTTTTTAAATAGCCTGTGTTTATGCACAATGTTGATTTGTAAGAATAAAGAACGGGAAGGATGCGAAAGCCCCTCCAAAAAAATCTAAAAAAAAGCGCCATCCAGGCGCCAGAAGTGTATATCATATCTATTTATCAATAACCGTAATCCCAATCTAAATCGTCTGCTTTCCATTCAACCATCGATACTTTGCCAAAATCGACAAGCCGGTCTTCTTCCACATGACAATTGCAGTGTTCACAGTTACATTGTTTCTTGATTTCATTGAATGCTTTCTGATCAATATTCTCGACAAAAAGAATTTCGTTGTTTTCCTGGTAAAGAATCGCAGTACCTTTCATGATTAGCACCTTCCTATATTTATTGCTTGTCTTGCCCCTTTATTTTAACCTGTTTATCATTGATTAACCATACACTTGTGATAAAGTTCACAAAATCGGCAAGTACCAAAAAATTCTGACACATTCGGTATACGAAGATAGAGTACAATCGGGCAAGGGTGAAAATAGGCGGAATTCCTGTAATAAAGAAACAATCTTTCGGTTATTTGTTGTACTCATGTAAGAGGATGTTACAATGGAAGTTAAGATATAGTTTGGGACAAAGGAGAAATTTAATGGTGAAAATGAACGTTTTCCTCGATGACGTGAGAAGTTGTCCGGACGGTTTTATGCTGGTACGGGATGCTGAAGCATGTCTTGACATGCTGAATCACCATTTGATTTCCCATCTGTCACTTGATTACGATCTTGTTGATAAGAAAAAAAACGGGTATTATTTAGTCGAACAAATGGTAAAGAACCATCTATATGCTGATCATATTATCATTCACTCAGCCAATGCATCCGGGTCCAAAAAAATGTATAATTATTTGAAAGAAGCAAGGAACCTGCATCTGATCCCTTACGATGTAAAAATCACAAAACGTCCATTGCCGATTTACAATAAAATTCAATAATAAAAAAAGCGTGCTTAAATGCACGCTTTTTTTATTAAGAAGAGCATACGTATACGGGTAAGGGTTTATGTAAAAATATGGGATTTTGTCAATGAATGGCCATATATCGATAATCTTCCCATGGATTTCCTCTCTTATAATTGAAGTGAAATACTCCTACTCCTTTAAGGATAGAGACTGGAAAGAGGAGGTGTACTGCAAGGGAATCAAATAGCACAATGTGAGTTTTTCAGGCGCATGCCAAATCAGCGCACAAATTGGTATTTGGCTGCAAAAACTCGGTTCATGGCAGGGGGGTCATCAGATTACTTAATAATCCTTGCCATGTTATGGCTCCGCATCCGATCCTGCAACCGGAGCCGGCAACAGACAGCTGACAGATTAATACATAGCTGTCAATTCGTATTTGTAAAACAATTTTATCACGGATGCTTCACACTTACAACACAAACGAGCAGGTCAATCTGTGAAGGTTTTGTGAAAATCCGTGGTGTAAATCGTGAAAGAGGTGAGTTCAATTGAACCGGACACGATCAAAAATCGTTTCGCTTTTGCTTGGTTCAGTGCTTTTATTATCTGCTGCTGCCTGCAGCACAGCCGATACAAGTGTCCAGGCTGAAAAAAGTAAAAAAGATGAGGAGCAGGCTGCCGTCATTCAAGAACCGTTTAAGGAACTCCAGCAGGCTGCTGATGAATACCTGAAAGGCACTGATTTTAAAACAATGACGGTGGCAGAGGTGTATGAGACAGCGGTTCTAAAAGGAGACCCGGATTATTTTGTCCTTGATGTCAGGAGTGCAGCTGCCTTTGCAGCAGGCAATATTCCTGGTTCCGTCAATATTCCATATGCAGTCAGTTCTAAACCGAAATATCTCAACAATTTACCGAAGGACAAGAACATCATTGTAGTATGTTTTTCAGGACACACAGCGAGCCAAACCGCCGCATCACTGAATTTGCTCGGCTTCAATGCCATACCAATGGTGAACGGCATCGGGGGATGGACATCAGATCCGAATCTGGGTGTGCCGATTCCGGATGCAGCCCTGGAACACGGAGTGACAGCTACTCCAGCAGCAGCGGGCACGTTTGAATATCCTGTCCTGGATATAGAAAAAGCGGCATCTGTAGAGGATCTCGTATATGAACAGACAGAGCGCTATCTTGCCTCTGGAAAACCGCCTGTCCTGTCTGCCGGAGAAGTAAAAGAGAAGGTGCTCGCGGTCAAAGACAGCAGCTTCTATCTGGTGGATGTACGCTCCCCTGATGATTATAAGAAGGGGCATATCCAGGGTGCAGTGAATATTCCTGCCAATGAAATCGCTGACTTGGAACAGCTGAAAAAATTGCCGGCAGATAAAAAAGTGCTTCTTATCGGATATGACGGTCATGAAGCAAGCCAGGCTGCCCGCATCCTGAATCTTCTCGGGTATGACACTTACGCAATGAAAGATGGTATGAGGGTTTGGACTTCCGACCCGGAAATCAATGGCATAGCACCGATATCTGCAGAAAAAATTGCTGAATACCCATTGGAAGAATTAAATGTCGATCTTGAACAAGATCAAGGGGCAGCAAGCTGCGGATAACCGCGGACCTGGAAGGGAGAGATCATAATGAGAAAAATGAAAAGGCGTACATTTTTGAAAGCTGCTGCCGTTACAGCTGCAGCGGGAAGCGTTCCTGCCTATTTCAAGTTTGCCGATTACCAGCAGGCTGCAGCTGAAGCGCCTGTTAAAAAGATACCGACATTCTGTCATGGATGTACAAGCTATTGCGGAATCATTGCGACGGTAAAAAATGACAGGCTATGGAAAGTGGAGGGACATCCCGTCCATTTGAAATCAAGTGGACGTATTTGTGCCCGCGGCCATGGAATGGCTTCATACCTCTATTCGAAAGACCGAGTCACCGGGCCGATGAAAAGGACCGGAGAAGGAAAGTTTGAACCGATATCCTGGGAACAAGCCTATAAAGAAATCGGTTCGAAACTGAAGGGAATCGTATCAAAATATGGGGGCAATTCCGTCGTATGGATGGAGCATGGCACCCACCGGAAGGCCTACGTTGACAGGCTGTTTGACAGTATCGGATCACCAAACTTCATTACCCAGTATTCAACATGTTTCAATTCAAAAACAAATGCCTGGCAGCAAATGACCGGGACGTCGCTGAACGGTGACCACAAACATGCAAAATATATGATTTTCCAGGGCCGCAACTTCGCAGGCGGAATCGTTCCAAACGGCATGAACCATATCACAAAAGCGAAGGAGAGCGGGGCGAAAATCGTTGTCATCGATCCGCGTTATTCAGAAATCGCCAAGTTAGCTGATGAGTGGATTCCGATCAGGCCGGGAACCGATCTTGCATTCAGGCTGGCAATGGCAAATGTGCTCATTATGGAAAACCTTTATGACAAAGTATACGTCAAAAAATATGTTGATGGATTCGATGAATTCAAGCGCCTGAACCTGGAGTATACACCAGAGTGGGCCGCTTCTATCACAGGAGTAAAAGCCGAAAAAATCAGGGAGATTGCCCGTGAATTTGCCGAAAATGCTCCTCAGGCATTTCTTGAGCCAGGCTGGCACGGCCTCCATGCCCACTATGCGAACAGCACACAGGTGGCACAAATGGGCATCATTCTCAATGCGCTTGTCGGCAACATGTATGAGCGCGGTGGTTTGATGCCGTCGGCAGGGATTGAACTGGGACATCTGAAGCTTCCTGAGCTTTACATGCCGGAAAAAGGAGATCGCATCGACGGAGCGGGTGTTGAAGGACAATACCGGTCGGTTGAGCCTTCCCGCGGC
This genomic interval carries:
- a CDS encoding dihydrofolate reductase gives rise to the protein MISFLVALDRNHTIGKDNDLPWHLPEDLRYFKNVTMDHPIVMGRKTHESIGKILPGRENIIVTRNREYECGECTIAHSAGEVLEMERKSGDEYFVIGGAELFNSFFPYADRLYITYIEEFFEGDTFFPDYDKNDWSLLSEEKGIKNEKNPYDYYFRVYEKKRNEEH
- a CDS encoding Hsp20/alpha crystallin family protein — its product is MSNLTPLRRKRRDMVNEMLDSFSDIMNDNLLTDRLFNEKKMGAIRFKTDVRDTGDMYIVDAELPGFSKEDITITYEGPYLTIEAVREYSEEEKEEHYIRKERQHGTFLRRFYLENIQEGMIDAEFKNGVLKIEIPKLVETDEHEPSARIPIR
- a CDS encoding cyclic-phosphate processing receiver domain-containing protein encodes the protein MVKMNVFLDDVRSCPDGFMLVRDAEACLDMLNHHLISHLSLDYDLVDKKKNGYYLVEQMVKNHLYADHIIIHSANASGSKKMYNYLKEARNLHLIPYDVKITKRPLPIYNKIQ
- a CDS encoding rhodanese-like domain-containing protein, with product MNRTRSKIVSLLLGSVLLLSAAACSTADTSVQAEKSKKDEEQAAVIQEPFKELQQAADEYLKGTDFKTMTVAEVYETAVLKGDPDYFVLDVRSAAAFAAGNIPGSVNIPYAVSSKPKYLNNLPKDKNIIVVCFSGHTASQTAASLNLLGFNAIPMVNGIGGWTSDPNLGVPIPDAALEHGVTATPAAAGTFEYPVLDIEKAASVEDLVYEQTERYLASGKPPVLSAGEVKEKVLAVKDSSFYLVDVRSPDDYKKGHIQGAVNIPANEIADLEQLKKLPADKKVLLIGYDGHEASQAARILNLLGYDTYAMKDGMRVWTSDPEINGIAPISAEKIAEYPLEELNVDLEQDQGAASCG
- the srrA gene encoding respiratory selenite reductase catalytic subunit SrrA, producing the protein MRKMKRRTFLKAAAVTAAAGSVPAYFKFADYQQAAAEAPVKKIPTFCHGCTSYCGIIATVKNDRLWKVEGHPVHLKSSGRICARGHGMASYLYSKDRVTGPMKRTGEGKFEPISWEQAYKEIGSKLKGIVSKYGGNSVVWMEHGTHRKAYVDRLFDSIGSPNFITQYSTCFNSKTNAWQQMTGTSLNGDHKHAKYMIFQGRNFAGGIVPNGMNHITKAKESGAKIVVIDPRYSEIAKLADEWIPIRPGTDLAFRLAMANVLIMENLYDKVYVKKYVDGFDEFKRLNLEYTPEWAASITGVKAEKIREIAREFAENAPQAFLEPGWHGLHAHYANSTQVAQMGIILNALVGNMYERGGLMPSAGIELGHLKLPELYMPEKGDRIDGAGVEGQYRSVEPSRGIAQIIPKLVEEGKAKAVFVCNYNPVRSAPDPEQQKKLKDAELVVSINIDWNETSYHTAHYILPEHYYLERLEHPYTVSGTISHDSPQVALRQPVVKPIHKTKDVLEMLKGISAEMGYQDLYPFTVEDDVKAAIEPLGITYDQLKKAGTIEFPATVKPGFPVKNGKPALPTKTGKIQFSADIFRLEGNRGIPTWIPPLVMPDEKKPDEFRLIHGKQPWHSHVMTNNNEYLMAMSERYNGAYMWMNTARAKKLGVKTGDTVLVKSSIAQKTVKVKVTELLHPDCVWIPSTYGGFSPKNKTAYGVGVNFNDFIPIMVEPYSGSSMSQEVVVSVRKEEK